One Glycine max cultivar Williams 82 chromosome 6, Glycine_max_v4.0, whole genome shotgun sequence DNA segment encodes these proteins:
- the LOC100790631 gene encoding uncharacterized protein: MSPMKFWVTQPNKQHAVKLTQLKLELGLFGARLGAANDKVAFEITGIATKKEKSKPKTTPLPLVPFSKRRHTHCHTTCSRRFLSSKSPSLVWDARDLCGFHLLLKDHSLDVCDIAFHVLYGEGESKAKMTAVGKVEMSVAVAELIVREEKKTQSNSHHQFQRRLPIKLRVNGLCIEATLLVSLRLLKLRDSNGGDSSGPSENLVQSEPEKKRGIIEKVKHLTSLGKKNNAKLDELEQTSPYDSDRSPVFDSDDSYDSTTSSGSSSNSGGIHNPRSTLSNGSERFTTSDTAKTRLSHLPRNISLNGWNYKTPTNEQRTQTSYPGPITKSDKLSPQLCHKGSARSWEYKDFSSRDGQTKLKTNVFFASFDQMSERASGESACTVLVALIAHWLHTNHGMPTRAQFERLITQGSSEWRKLCNGDYYSKLFPDKHFDLETIIEANLRPLVVLPQKSYTGFFSPEKFQCLKGAMSFDEIWDEIKSNVGDKEPRVYIVSWNDHFFVLKVEADAYYIIDSLGERLYEGCQQAFILKFDDLSVMYGKTDKAKEVPINRARSGESREKICRGKECCKEFIKRFLAAIPLWQLEKEEKKWSVSSPYLHRQLQIDFHYSSSSSSSASADSLWS; this comes from the exons ATGTCGCCGATGAAGTTCTGGGTTACGCAGCCCAACAAACAACACGCCGTGAAGCTGACCCAATTGAAGCTCGAATTAGGCCTCTTCGGAGCCAGGCTCGGCGCCGCAAACGACAAGGTCGCATTTGAAATAACAGGGATTGcaaccaagaaagaaaaatcaaagccAAAAACGACACCTCTCCCACTCGTTCCCTTCTCAAAACGACGACACACTCACTGTCACACCACATGCTCCCGTAGATTCCTCAGTTCCAAATCACCCTCTCTCGTATGGGACGCACGCGACCTCTGCGGTTTTCATCTCCTCCTCAAAGACCACTCCCTCGATGTTTGCGACATCGCATTTCATGTCTTATAT GGAGAGGGAGAATCGAAAGCGAAAATGACGGCGGTCGGAAAAGTCGAAATGAGCGTTGCGGTTGCGGAGTTGATTGTGAGAGAGGAGAAGAAGACGCAGTCCAATTCTCATCATCAATTTCAAAGAAGGCTTCCAATCAAGTTGAGGGTCAATGGTTTATGCATAGAAGCTACCCTTTTG GTCTCTCTGAGATTATTGAAGTTGAGGGATTCTAATGGTGGTGACTCATCAGGACCCTCTGAAAACTTGGTCCAGTCAGAGCCAGAGAAGAAACGCGGTATTATAGAGAAAGTGAAGCATTTGACTAGCTtgggaaagaaaaacaatgccAAGTTAGATGAATTGGAACAAACGAGTCCTTATGACTCGGATAGATCCCCCGTGTTTGACTCGGATGACTCGTACGATTCCACCACAAGCAGTGGCAGCAGTAGCAACAGCGGTGGAATTCACAACCCACGGTCAACACTCTCAAACGGGTCTGAGAGGTTTACAACCTCGGACACAGCAAAGACTCGTTTGTCCCACTTGCCACGGAATATAAGCCTCAATGGTTGGAACTATAAGACACCCACAAACGAACAACGAACTCAAACCTCGTATCCTGGTCCAATCACG AAATCAGATAAACTTTCTCCACAATTATGCCATAAAGGCAGTGCAAGAAGCTGGGAATACAAGGACTTTTCAAGTAGAGATGGACAAACAAAGCTGAAAACCAATGTGTTTTTTGCTTCCTTTGACCAAATGAGTGAACGAGCCTCTGGTGAGAGTGCGTGCACGGTTTTAGTTGCACTCATAGCACACTGGCTCCACACCAACCATGGCATGCCAACAAGAGCACAATTCGAAAGACTCATCACACAAGGTTCATCTGAATGGAGAAAGCTATGCAACGGTGATTACTACTCAAAGCTCTTCCCGGATAAGCATTTTGATCTAGAGACAATCATAGAAGCCAATCTGAGACCTCTTGTTGTTCTCCCTCAGAAATCATACACAGGTTTTTTCTCCCCTGAGAAGTTCCAATGCTTGAAAGGAGCCATGTcctttgatgaaatttgggacgAGATAAAGAGCAATGTGGGTGATAAGGAGCCAAGAGTTTACATAGTGAGTTGGAACGATCATTTCTTTGTGTTGAAGGTAGAAGCAGATGCTTACTACATCATTGACTCATTGGGGGAGAGACTTTATGAGGGGTGTCAACAAGCATTCATACTCAAGTTTGATGATTTGAGTGTGATGTATGGGAAAACAGACAAAGCAAAAGAGGTTCCAATTAATCGTGCAAGAAGTGGGGAAAGCCGTGAGAAAATTTGCCGCGGA